Below is a window of Ammoniphilus sp. CFH 90114 DNA.
GGAGCGACACTGGCTTCGTTCTTCTCCTATATCATGGAGAAAAAGCTGAGCAAAAATCCAAGCAAGTTTGGTCAAGGAGCGATAGCTGGAGTCGCTGCACCCGAATCCGCTAATAATGCGGCTTCCGGAGGAGCCATGATTCCTTTACTTACCTTAGGGATTCCTGGTTCCGGAACCACGGCCATCCTCATGGGTGCTTTGATCATGTACAACATTCAGCCAGGTCCTTTATTGTTTTCGGATCACCCTCAAGTCGCATGGGGATTAATCGCCAGTATGTTTATTGGGAACGTCATGCTTCTCATTTTGAATATGCCCTTAGTCAAAGTGTTTGCGAAAGTGATTGAAACCCCAGCCAAATATTTACTTCCTATCATCATTGCCATCTCGTTTTTCGGGGTCTATGCGGTGCAGTATACTACTTTTGACTTAATGCTCCTGATCGGTTGTGGAGTCGTTGGCTACTTCTTAACGAAGAATGACTTCCCTGTAGCCCCGCTGGTCCTTGGTCTGGTTCTAGGGCCAATGATTGAAAACAACCTTCGCAGAGCGTTAACGGGTTCGAATGGGGACTTGATGGTTTTCTTGCAGAAGCCCATTTCCTTAGTCTTCTTGATTGTAGCGGCATTGTGGATGTTGGTTCCGCTGATTCTGAAGATGAGAGGGAAGAAGGTTATTATTAATGAGGAAGCATAGATGAGGAGGGACGGACATGCAAGAGCAAGATCCTAAGAAAATCAAGGATGCCGTGAAAGACCAGTTTTCGAGAAATGCTGAAAAGTACGTAACGAGCGAAACGCATGCGAAAGGGGATGACTTAACCCTGATGCTAGAGTGGCTCCAGCCGAAGCCGGATTGGACGGTTCTCGACATTGCGACAGGCGGGGGGCATGTGACGAAGCACTTAGCTCCACATGTGGCCCATGTGTTTGCCACGGATCTCACTCGCGATATGTTGGCGACTGCTCAAAAGCATCTCGCGCCGACTTGTCCCAATGTCTGGTACATCGTCGCAGATGCAGAGAATCTTCCCTTCCTAGATAAAACATTTGACGTCGTAACCTGCCGCATTGCCGCTCATCACTTTCCGAATCCTAAGGAGTTCGTACGCGAAGCAGCTAGGGTGCTGAAGCCAGGAGGGAAGTTTCTGTTTATCGACAATGTCGTACCGGCCGACGATCAACTAGACCAGTTTATAAATACGCTGGAATATATCAGAGACGAAAGCCATGGACGGTGCCACCGAACCGAAGAGTGGACGGCCTGGGCAAACGAAGCAGGGCTGGAAATCGTTAATTCTCGCTTGCGCAAAAAAAACTTTGACTTCCCGACATGGGTAAGACGGACTACAAAATCGGAAGAACAAGTGACAAGAGTGGAGCAGCATATTCTTCAGGCGGATCAGAGAATGCAGGAATATTGCGGGCTAACGATGAAGGACGGCAAGATATCATCGATTCATATTGATGAATGGATGGTTTTGTTTGAGGCTTAAACGTCAATAAGCCATCTCATGTAAGTTTTTGAGATGGCTTTATTTTTATATTAAATATATCCTTTACTCACTTCGGATATACCCCCTCAGGTAAGGCACTGACCCCATTCATAAGGTAAAGCGCGAAGCGCTTTATAGTACCTCGCAAGTATTGAAAAAGAAAAAGTCTTGTAGGAATATCAGGAATTAGAGGCAACATTCAATTACGTCTGGTATAATAAAAAGAATGAAGGGAGTGACCGGAGTGAATGAAAAAATTCTGTTGCAAATTCTAGAAGAACTTAAAGAAATTAAAGCTGACCAAAAAGAAATGAAGCAGATATTAGTGGAAAGTCGAACAGAAGCAAGAAGCGAAGCCAAGCAGTTAGCTACCATTCAGAATAGGCAGCAACGAGTCATTGAAATGCTATCTTCTCGCTCCGTCCAAAATGAAGCAGATATAAAGTGTATGCAAGATGAATTAGACATTGTTAAAGAGCAATTACCTAAAACGTAGGTGGTAATACTTCCATTATAAATGGGGGTGTTACCATCTTTTTGTTTTAACTAGAAGGGATGATGTGGTGTTTGGCTACAATGATTTAGTAACATGCACGTCATCAGTAAAGTGCTCGCGTTTTACCTGGTGACAGTCTCTTAGTTGAGACGCGAAGTGCTTTACGATAACCCAATTTTCAAGGTTTATGTGAAATCGGTAGATCATTTATAGGAAACTGCACAAGTGGGAACTCGAGACCATTGTAGGTACAAGAGAACTCAACGTTGATCTTATTGTAAAAAGAGTTAGGCTAATATTACTTTTGTAGAAATTAGATAAACGATCCAACACCCCACCATGCAGGAAGCAGTCCACTAAGGCAGATCCACGGAGATCTGCCTTTTTTCCTTTTTTTGAATTCGAAGCCATAGTAGAAATTATTCATAGATCTTCTTGTTTTTTACGGTTCCCCTATCTAGCTGCTCGCCGTCAGGAACCGCGATCACCTGGATCCGATCGAGGATCTTATGTTCAATCATTTCTCCGATCTCAGGTATTTTATGTTCGATTCATGCTGAATCTGATGCTTGACGGCCTCCTCGAGAAATGGACTTTGAATCAAGACTCTGAGCGCGTTGCCGCTGACTTTCACGCGAATGCCTGCCTTGGGAAGATAACGATAAACGATTTCTTCAATATCATACAGGCTGATTTTTTCCCCGTGCTTGAGTTCGGTACCGACTCTTTTCACCAGCTTCTTGAAGCTTTGCCTCCATTCGCCCTGGATCTGGATCGGCTTCAAGTCGCGGACCACATCGTAGGTGACAAAACGGATCGCGGGAAACATCTTTCGGGCAAAGGAGGTGAGAACCAGAATCTGCTCATCTTCTCTCAGCGGATCGATATCCAGATTTATGGCTTCCACTCCAATGCCTTCAGCCAGCATCCCATCGACAAGAAGGTATCGGTCGTGCTCATGGGAGTAGTAGGCAATGGTTCCGATCTCGATGGATCCATAAGTATCCATAATATCTGTGGGCTGAATGCAAAATAGCTGAGCCATTCGCTTGATCCATGGCTTGGTCGCGATTTCTCCCACGAGAATGATTTTCTTAATACCGAATTCGGCTGGGTTTTCCGCTGCATATACCAGGTGATCTAAAATCGACGGCATCGTATAGAAGAGATCGGGTTGAAAGTCTTTCAGCTGCTTGACGTGTTCTGCAATGGGCAGTTGGAAGGAGATCTCTTGACTGTGCAAGTGCAATTGATCAAAAATCTTCAGGGCCGTGCTTGCCGCATGGCCTGTTCCCATATCCGCCATCGCCGTTCGGACACCCGCGTCTTTTATGAATTGATGGAATACGTCGGTTTTCAGGTTGATATAGACTTGATCATCGGCTTCGGAATAATAAATTTGCTTGCGGACTTTGGAGCTGGTGCCTGAGGTCTGATAGACATGAAGCGGGGTAGAATCTGGGCTTGTTAAGGGCTGTGTATAATAATGCTGTTCCAAAAGCTCCGCTGTCATCAGCGGGAAATCTTCCAAGTTCTTCGGTGTACAGGAAAACAGGTCCTTATACCATGGGAATACGGACGTGACCTCATTTGCTTTTTGTTTCCAGTTGCGCTCTGCCGCGCTCATCTTTTTCCCCTTCTTCCTGGTCGTGATATGTATGTATATGAGCACAGGGAGAAGAATGCCAAGACCATGAAACCCGCGATGTCACCCTAATCGGCGCCCTCATATAGTAAATGGGGGTGGAAGTGATGAAAGAGAAGCACTATACATTTCGTCTTCCCAGCAAATGGACAAAAACGCAGGCCTTAATGAAAAATAGCCAAGTGGCGCGATGGGTTCCTGCAACCAAGAAACTCACTACAGCGAACCTTCGCGCCATGCTGGGTCAATATGCCATGATTTATATTAAGCCGGATCGGGGATCGAAGGGGATCGGTGTGATGCAAATCGCGAAATCAGGGGGAAGCGGAAGCACGGTCTATCGCTGTCAGACGGGCATTAAGGTCCGCTCGTTCTCTTCCTATGAATCCATGGAGAAGTATGTTTTAGCCTTTGCAGGAATTAAGGACTATTTGATTCAAAAGGGGATTCAGCTTACCCAGTTCAATGGGCGCGCTTATGATCTTCGCGTTATGGTGCAAATAGGCCCCCGCCAACAATGGGAAACCACAGGCATGGTCGGTCGGCTGGCTCAACAGGGAAGAATTGTCACGAATGGCAGCCAAGGGGCGGAAAGTGTTTCCGTGGATATCTTGTTCCCCAAACCCCAAACCAAACGCTTGAAGGCTCGCTTAAACCATTTGGGCTTAACCACGGCCAATCATTTGCAAAAACTGTACCCAGCTATTCGAGAAATCGGCCTCGATGTCGCCTTCGATCCCCAGTTCAAGCCATGGATCCTCGAAGTGAATACCTTTCCGGAGCCTCATCCGTTCATGAAACTGGAGGATCAGCGGATGTTTCGTAAAATTATCCGTTATGGCAAGGCCTATGGCCGCTATAAGGGATTTAGGGTGTAACAGCAAAGTACCCTCACATTACTTTGTGAATCCGAACTGCAGCAAAGGTTTTTGGATTCAAAGTTTGTTAGATCAACCGTTTTAATAAGACATTCGATTATGAGTGCTTGCTGCATCTGGTGCAAAATTTCTCCCAGGAGTATCTGGACGAAGAATATACACAGCATCTCTGAAGATAATAAAGAAGTTTACTTTTGGCATCGGAGTCAGATCGATGCTTTTTCTTTCCTCGTAAGGACGAGCTGTGGTAAAATAGATCTCAAGGAGGTGAACATGAATGAATCAAAATGAGATGTTGCAGCTGATTTTTGAGAAGCTTGTTACATTGGAGAAAGGACAAAAAGCACTTGAACAAGGACAAATCAGCCTGAAGGAAGAAATTCAAGAAAATAGGCAAGTAATACGAGAATTGAAAGGAGAAGTACAAGAAAATAGGCAAGCGATACGGGAATTGAAAGGAGAAGTACAAGAAAATAGGCAAGCGATACGGGAATTGAAAGTAGAAGTACAAGGAAATACGCATGCGATCAAGGAAATCAAACAAGGGATGCGCTTTTATGATCACAAGATCGTAGAACATGAAAAGGAAATCTTCAATTTGAAAAGCTAATCCCCTATTTTTTATCCCCCTAAGACTACCTCTTATCTACCCCTAGACCAGTCTCGTTCCATACCTATCCATACTATTCAAAATTTTTGGTGTGTTGTTTGTCTTTATTTCTACTCCTACAAGAGGTGATTAACTTATGGAAGATATTGCAGAAGGGTTGCGTGCCGTTCTCCAGGAAGAATTAAAACCTTTCAAAAAAGATCTCCAAGCCATAAAGGAAGGCCAAAAACGTTTAGAGCGCTCTTTCGAAGACATTCGGACCCTAGCTGGTCGAATGAATTATCATTCGCATGACGATATCCTTCCCATTTTAGAACGGTTGGAATTGAAGATTGACAATATGAAAGCGGATATGGTTTATCTATCAGGAAAGCAGGGAAATCAGGAGATGGAGATACACTGCATCCATAAAATGATTCATTCGAGATGGGATTGAACTAAGAACGGGCATCCCTTCATATTGGCCAAGCCCATAAAAAATATCGCTTTGACCCACAGTTTCGCACTTTTATCGGAAGAACAGCTAGGGTATTGTCAAATGTGAGAAACACAAGGTTACTTGTATTTGGTATCATCCGATGGGTTGGTTATTGTATTATAGAGAATAGAACGATAGGGAACATAGGAGGATTACATGGCCTGGAGCAAGTTAAAGCAACAACTGGAGAGCTTTCTTTGTCCTGCGTTATATGGAAGGGTTGAATACCGTGCAACCGGCTACCGTTATTTACCTGATAAAGCAGGTATTTGTTATATTTCGGTAGATAAAAAGAACGTACTTAATATGAGTGATAGAACTACCTTAAACAGATGGTATCAGACGGAGCAGGAAATTAAGAATGATCCAGATATCGAGATTCCTATTAGCAATGAAGAAATTGAAGCGGTCAGGAAAGATACTAACGGCAAAGTTCCGGAGGATCGTCTGAAAGT
It encodes the following:
- a CDS encoding CoF synthetase — its product is MLIYIHITTRKKGKKMSAAERNWKQKANEVTSVFPWYKDLFSCTPKNLEDFPLMTAELLEQHYYTQPLTSPDSTPLHVYQTSGTSSKVRKQIYYSEADDQVYINLKTDVFHQFIKDAGVRTAMADMGTGHAASTALKIFDQLHLHSQEISFQLPIAEHVKQLKDFQPDLFYTMPSILDHLVYAAENPAEFGIKKIILVGEIATKPWIKRMAQLFCIQPTDIMDTYGSIEIGTIAYYSHEHDRYLLVDGMLAEGIGVEAINLDIDPLREDEQILVLTSFARKMFPAIRFVTYDVVRDLKPIQIQGEWRQSFKKLVKRVGTELKHGEKISLYDIEEIVYRYLPKAGIRVKVSGNALRVLIQSPFLEEAVKHQIQHESNIKYLRSEK
- a CDS encoding class I SAM-dependent methyltransferase; amino-acid sequence: MQEQDPKKIKDAVKDQFSRNAEKYVTSETHAKGDDLTLMLEWLQPKPDWTVLDIATGGGHVTKHLAPHVAHVFATDLTRDMLATAQKHLAPTCPNVWYIVADAENLPFLDKTFDVVTCRIAAHHFPNPKEFVREAARVLKPGGKFLFIDNVVPADDQLDQFINTLEYIRDESHGRCHRTEEWTAWANEAGLEIVNSRLRKKNFDFPTWVRRTTKSEEQVTRVEQHILQADQRMQEYCGLTMKDGKISSIHIDEWMVLFEA
- a CDS encoding YheC/YheD family protein; its protein translation is MKEKHYTFRLPSKWTKTQALMKNSQVARWVPATKKLTTANLRAMLGQYAMIYIKPDRGSKGIGVMQIAKSGGSGSTVYRCQTGIKVRSFSSYESMEKYVLAFAGIKDYLIQKGIQLTQFNGRAYDLRVMVQIGPRQQWETTGMVGRLAQQGRIVTNGSQGAESVSVDILFPKPQTKRLKARLNHLGLTTANHLQKLYPAIREIGLDVAFDPQFKPWILEVNTFPEPHPFMKLEDQRMFRKIIRYGKAYGRYKGFRV